One window of the Agrobacterium larrymoorei genome contains the following:
- the cmk gene encoding (d)CMP kinase, translating to MTFIIAIDGPAAAGKGTLSRKIAEVYGFHHLDTGLTYRATAKALLDAGKTLDDEAIAEATALHLDLAGLDRSVLSRHEVGEAASKIAVMPAVRRALVTAQRAFSMREPGTVLDGRDIGTVVCPEAPVKLYVTASPEIRARRRYDEIVEGGGTADYEAIFADVKKRDERDMGRTDSPLKPAEDAHLLDTSEMSIEAAFQAAKVIIDAAMKK from the coding sequence ATGACTTTTATTATCGCCATCGATGGCCCGGCGGCCGCAGGCAAGGGTACGCTTTCGCGCAAGATCGCCGAGGTTTACGGCTTTCATCACCTCGATACCGGCCTGACCTATCGCGCCACCGCCAAGGCACTTCTTGATGCGGGCAAGACCCTGGATGATGAGGCGATTGCGGAAGCGACCGCGCTTCATCTGGATCTCGCCGGACTGGATCGCTCGGTTCTTTCGCGACATGAGGTGGGTGAGGCGGCCTCGAAGATCGCGGTGATGCCTGCCGTGCGGCGCGCTCTGGTAACGGCGCAGCGCGCCTTTTCGATGCGCGAGCCCGGCACGGTTCTGGATGGGCGCGATATCGGCACCGTCGTTTGCCCGGAGGCACCGGTGAAGCTTTACGTCACGGCCTCGCCGGAGATCCGCGCGAGACGGCGTTATGACGAGATTGTCGAGGGCGGCGGTACTGCCGATTACGAAGCGATTTTCGCAGATGTGAAGAAGCGTGACGAGCGGGATATGGGCAGGACTGATAGTCCTTTGAAACCAGCCGAAGACGCGCACTTGCTTGATACGTCGGAAATGAGTATAGAGGCGGCGTTTCAAGCGGCAAAAGTCATTATCGATGCCGCGATGAAGAAATGA